Below is a genomic region from Henckelia pumila isolate YLH828 chromosome 3, ASM3356847v2, whole genome shotgun sequence.
taccttcgtccgtcgtcagcccgctggtgtagaatcgcctcaaaacttaggcacacctccgctacgatgccgggatcgctaggcaactttcggattcccaataggatgcctagaactccgtagatctaagtaagaaggttcgaaaaccagaggagaggagggaaattggtgcacagaatgagggctcggaccccttatttatagacggcgatcgaaacgtccgatccctcatcggaacgtccgatcgcgaacggagcgtccgatcgtgacatcggaacgtccgatgtcacctcacgtgcgtaagcagtgacgtcatTTTGCTGACATCggtgatgacgccagccctatccagatcggaacgtccgatcctccaacggaacgtccgatccagatcggagcttccgatctgtgcttcggagcttccgatccacttcgcataattttaggcaaaatttagtaattaatttccttaattaccttgattaattgcgggtcactacaaccaCCGTCCACCGTCCACCAGCACCACTGTCCACCTCCACCAGCACCACCACagagacctccacctccacatCCACCTAATCTTCCTCCTGCGCCACCACCAAGTCCACTACCATGACCAATTCCACCACATCCTAGTccgccaccaccaccaccaccgaGACCTCCACCTCAGCTGGCGCCCCAAGCCCGACCACCCACGCCATTCCGACCACCATCACTACCACAAATCACCTCGGACAGCCACCCCTGTAACCACAAATCACCCCGGTCTCTTGATCCACGATGTTGATCCGACGGAGATGCACCCACAAAATTTTTATTCTTCTCTCGATCTCAGATTGCGCCTTGACAAAAGGGAGAAATGGGTTTCCTGAAAATGGAAAATGACCTTATGAGAAGAAGAAAAATGACTCTTCATAAATTGGGCCCaaatttagttttaaaaaaataataataaaaaaaagataaGGCAAAAAGTGTGCCAGCTAAGCTGGCGCACAAGATGTGTGCAGGggaacaaaatcatatattcaTATAAAGCTAGCAGTAAATTAGCATGAGCTCTAATACAAAGTAATTGATATATATTACCATGAGTCAATTACCTTGGCTTTATTTGACagagaaatatatataaaacttaCAGTACGTATACTTGAAATTAATATGTAACATTTTCGAGAGGTGTCTTATTCATAGCCAGTGTCTTTGGATATAAGCCACGGGAAGTTTTATTTCATAGAgtattttacatatataatatattaggGAGAAGTACATTTTTTGTCATATAATttgcatattttttatttttggtcctgttaaaaataaatttataattttagtcctgtaacttgcatttttttttttcatttttggtcctattaatattgaattcatatttttagtcctgtaacttacatgattttttttattttaagtcatgttaacattgaatttacatttttagtcttgtaacttgtatttttttatttttagtcctgTTAAcactgaatttttatttttttgtcctgCAACTTtcgtatatttttatttttagttttagtcaTATTAAAGAagaattttttcatttttaatagttttatttatattatgtattttataagatgatatttagtgtaaattttttttgaatatttagttgattgttttttatttaattcatttaaattttagaagttttaaaatatgtaaatcatgatatattatgattaaaaatataaaaaaatatgaaatttatgatattaaaaatgtaaattcatcgataatatgactaaaaataaattaaaaatatggaagttacatgaaaaaaaataaaaaatcagtgTTAACgggactaaaaataaaaaagaatgcaagttgcaacactaaaaatataaattcagtgTTAACCagacttaaaataaaaaaactcatgTAAATTAAATGAATAAAAATGCGAATTCAAAAATTCTCTTCTAGGGTTTCTCTGAAAGTCTGGTAAGAGCGCTTCTTCATACCTTCTTGTAGGATATTCGTTCGATCGACGTTGTTGGTTGGTCTGGACGGGGTGTGTGGGTGCATCCTCGATCCTCTTCCATGGATCCGGATCAGATTGCGAGGCTTGTTCATGAAATAAAACTATCGAATCCCGAAGATCATAAAATAACCattttttattatgatttgAAACTCGGCGAGGAACGTGTGGCTTACTGCCTAGCAGCTAGAGTCATTGCAGTTAAAGCTATTAACAAGGAGATTATCCGAGCCCAAATTCCTCGGATCATGCAATTTATGGGAAAAGTAAATATTGAATTTGTTGGCAATAACACGTTTATATTTGATTTTGCGTTGAAAGTGGATCGGATAAGGGCTTTACGTGAGGGACCTTGGAATTTTTTCCAAGACCTAATCGTCTTCAAGGTACTAACTGGACTGGAGGGACCGCAGTCAGTAAATTATGATGAAATTTCAATATGGTTACAGTGTCACAATATTCCAGTTGCTTTTCTGAATAAACCTACACTCGAAAATACTGGAGCACAGATTGGCATGGTTGAAAAACTGGATGGTGGAGTTAGTGGTTCTTTCTTGGGTTGGTATGCGCGTATGAGGATACGCATCAATATTACAGAACCACTGAAGATATTTATCCGAGTAGGGACCGAGAAAAGTGAAGGGGatgttatattattaattacttaCGAAAGATTGCCAGACTTATGCTACCAATTTGGTGTTATTGGACATACGTTTTGGAATTGTGGGGTCAATGAATCAAAAATGGAGTTTGTAGCGTGGATGAGAGAAAGTGCGGCTGATTCCAAAGGGAGAGGAAGGTCGCCACCCCCAAAGCCGAGTAGCCCGAACACTAACAATACAGCAATAGTAGTTCATGAGTGGGGATCGGAGGCGACGAGGCCTACTTATAAATAAAGGGTAAGCGTAAACATTTTAATAGCCTTAGAAATCACTAGCAGTGGCAGGGGTCAAGTCAGCAGATTTGAGTCTTGGAACATGATATTGAAAATTTGGCTGTCAAAGAAGAACTATACTGGAAGCAGAGAAGCAGAGTTAACTGGTTAGCGGATGGAGACAAGAATACTAAATTTTTCCACAGTCGGGCTTCTATTAGAAGAGCAAAAAACCATATAAGTGTGCTAGTATCATCGCATGGGGATTGGTGCTCGGAGACAGCAGGGATGACGGATATCATTGTGAATTATTTTTCT
It encodes:
- the LOC140888307 gene encoding uncharacterized protein; this encodes MDPDQIARLVHEIKLSNPEDHKITIFYYDLKLGEERVAYCLAARVIAVKAINKEIIRAQIPRIMQFMGKVNIEFVGNNTFIFDFALKVDRIRALREGPWNFFQDLIVFKVLTGLEGPQSVNYDEISIWLQCHNIPVAFLNKPTLENTGAQIGMVEKLDGGVSGSFLGWYARMRIRINITEPLKIFIRVGTEKSEGDVILLITYERLPDLCYQFGVIGHTFWNCGVNESKMEFVAWMRESAADSKGRGRSPPPKPSSPNTNNTAIVVHEWGSEATRPTYK